The Mya arenaria isolate MELC-2E11 chromosome 16, ASM2691426v1 genome includes a window with the following:
- the LOC128221118 gene encoding heterogeneous nuclear ribonucleoprotein R-like isoform X1 — protein sequence MSESEENVKEAEMEVVEEEKSAEEIEWENNVKQSPQFNELLQANLDAEVIFEMFKLIERGMFAYTDIDEIVRKTICRLTKKQGVQFFKVLGTKDLSYIARKGPYLCSQIKIFNYYIQQKATIFNGPDQQKVQELLDRTNYSLKVSTGMRQYGGPPPNWDGEPPEHREISVSKIPPDWYEDKLVPVFEKFGRIYELRIMIDNITGLTRNFCYVKYCDETENIAALDKIDMLEIEDGIELKANFSSCNKRLFVGNLPKTETAEALKQTFEPFVEGLTDAEVFVSEEMKEEGLKNRGFVFLEFKNHGMAADAKRIIPGIGEKIYEGKLLKVEWAEPVYIPTSEESAKVKAVHVSNLSKDVNEDILRTKFEQFGKLFHVQKVRDYAFVHFEYRDDALKATEEGDGMEICGYKVNVRLSTSGPMKRKIKRKNEMARLRGEFGFGKRKERQPPPPPRNFGRGGGGGFRGNRGFGGGNRFGGGGGGYGGGGGFGGGYGGGGGYGGGGGGYGGQKRRFDDRGNGGYEDRYSNYGGGFNGGYGGGGGGYGGGGGGYSRGGNRFGQGGGKFPRY from the exons ATGTCGGAGTCGGAGGAAAATGTTAAGGAAG CGGAGATGGAGGTAGTAGAGGAGGAGAAGTCCGCAGAAGAGATAGAATGGGAAAACAATGTGAAACAATCGCCACAGTTTAAT GAGCTGTTACAAGCCAACCTTGATGCTGAGGTCATCTTCGAGATGTTTAAGCTTATTGAGCGTGGGATGTTCGCGTATACAGATATCGACGAAATTGTGAGAAAGACGATCTGTAGACTTACAAAGAAACAAGGAGTCCAATTTTTCAAG GTGCTTGGCACCAAAGACCTCTCGTACATTGCCAGGAAGGGGCCATACTTGTGTTCACAGATCAAGATATTCAA CTACTACATACAGCAAAAGGCAACCATCTTTAATGGCCCAGATCAGCAGAAAGTCCAGGAACTCCTTGATAGGACCAACTATAGCCTTAAAGTTTCCACAG GAATGCGTCAGTACGGTGGCCCGCCGCCAAATTGGGACGGGGAACCACCCGAACATAGAGAAATATCGGTCTCCAAAATCCCGCCTGATTGGTATGAAGATAAACTGGTCCCGGTGTTTGAAAAGTTCGGGAGAATCTATGAGCTCAGGATCATGATAGATAACATTACAG GGTTGACGAGGAACTTCTGTTATGTGAAGTATTGCGATGAAACTGAAAACATCGCAGCTCTCGACAAGATCGACAT GCTGGAAATTGAGGATGGCATCGAACTGAAGGCCAATTTCTCCTCGTGCAATAAACGACTATTTGTTGGCAACCTGCCCAAAACAGAAACTGCTGAGGCATTAAAGCAGACTTTCGAGCCATTTGTGGAAG GGCTTACAGATGCGGAAGTGTTTGTCTCAGAAGAAATGAAGGAAGAGGGCTTGAAGAATAGGGGCTTTGTTTTCCTCGAGTTTAAAAATCACGGAATGGCAGCAGATGCTAAGAGAATTATACCAGGAATAGGAGAAAAg atATATGAAGGCAAATTACTGAAGGTTGAATGGGCCGAGCCGGTTTATATTCCCACATCTGAGGAATCGGCCAAG GTAAAAGCTGTTCATGTCAGTAACCTGTCCAAAGATGTTAATGAGGATATTCTGAGGACAAAGTTCGAGCAGTTTGGGAAATTATTCCATGTGCAGAAAGTTCGTGACTACGCATTCGTTCACTTTGAGTATCGGGATGATGCGTTAAAAG CGACCGAGGAAGGTGATGGGATGGAAATATGTGGGTACAAAGTAAACGTAAGGCTGTCAACATCGGGACCAATGAAACGTAAGATCAAACGGAAAAATGAGATGGCGCGTCTCCGAGGGGAGTTTGGGTTTGGAAAGAGGAAGGAAAGACAGCCTCCGCCACCCCCAAGAAATTTTGGACGAGGAG GAGGAGGTGGTTTCCGTGGCAACCGAGGTTTCGGCGGAGGAAACAG GTtcggcggtggtggtggtggttacgGTGGCGGCGGTGGATTTGGTGGCGGTTACGGTGGCGGTGGTGGATATGGTGGAGGAGGTGGTGGATATGGTGGACAGAAGCGTCGCTTTGACGATAGGGGAAACGGAGGATATGAAGATAG GTACAGCAATTATGGCGGTGGCTTCAATGGCGGCTATGGTGGTGGCGGCGGTGGATATGGGGGTGGTGGCGGTGGATACAGTCGGGGTGGGAATCGATTTGGGCAGGGTGGGGGAAAGTTTCCCAGATACTAG
- the LOC128221118 gene encoding heterogeneous nuclear ribonucleoprotein R-like isoform X2, which yields MSESEENVKEAEMEVVEEEKSAEEIEWENNVKQSPQFNELLQANLDAEVIFEMFKLIERGMFAYTDIDEIVRKTICRLTKKQGVQFFKVLGTKDLSYIARKGPYLCSQIKIFNYYIQQKATIFNGPDQQKVQELLDRTNYSLKVSTGMRQYGGPPPNWDGEPPEHREISVSKIPPDWYEDKLVPVFEKFGRIYELRIMIDNITGLTRNFCYVKYCDETENIAALDKIDMLEIEDGIELKANFSSCNKRLFVGNLPKTETAEALKQTFEPFVEGLTDAEVFVSEEMKEEGLKNRGFVFLEFKNHGMAADAKRIIPGIGEKIYEGKLLKVEWAEPVYIPTSEESAKVKAVHVSNLSKDVNEDILRTKFEQFGKLFHVQKVRDYAFVHFEYRDDALKATEEGDGMEICGYKVNVRLSTSGPMKRKIKRKNEMARLRGEFGFGKRKERQPPPPPRNFGRGGGGGFRGNRGFGGGNRFGGGGGGGYGGQKRRFDDRGNGGYEDRYSNYGGGFNGGYGGGGGGYGGGGGGYSRGGNRFGQGGGKFPRY from the exons ATGTCGGAGTCGGAGGAAAATGTTAAGGAAG CGGAGATGGAGGTAGTAGAGGAGGAGAAGTCCGCAGAAGAGATAGAATGGGAAAACAATGTGAAACAATCGCCACAGTTTAAT GAGCTGTTACAAGCCAACCTTGATGCTGAGGTCATCTTCGAGATGTTTAAGCTTATTGAGCGTGGGATGTTCGCGTATACAGATATCGACGAAATTGTGAGAAAGACGATCTGTAGACTTACAAAGAAACAAGGAGTCCAATTTTTCAAG GTGCTTGGCACCAAAGACCTCTCGTACATTGCCAGGAAGGGGCCATACTTGTGTTCACAGATCAAGATATTCAA CTACTACATACAGCAAAAGGCAACCATCTTTAATGGCCCAGATCAGCAGAAAGTCCAGGAACTCCTTGATAGGACCAACTATAGCCTTAAAGTTTCCACAG GAATGCGTCAGTACGGTGGCCCGCCGCCAAATTGGGACGGGGAACCACCCGAACATAGAGAAATATCGGTCTCCAAAATCCCGCCTGATTGGTATGAAGATAAACTGGTCCCGGTGTTTGAAAAGTTCGGGAGAATCTATGAGCTCAGGATCATGATAGATAACATTACAG GGTTGACGAGGAACTTCTGTTATGTGAAGTATTGCGATGAAACTGAAAACATCGCAGCTCTCGACAAGATCGACAT GCTGGAAATTGAGGATGGCATCGAACTGAAGGCCAATTTCTCCTCGTGCAATAAACGACTATTTGTTGGCAACCTGCCCAAAACAGAAACTGCTGAGGCATTAAAGCAGACTTTCGAGCCATTTGTGGAAG GGCTTACAGATGCGGAAGTGTTTGTCTCAGAAGAAATGAAGGAAGAGGGCTTGAAGAATAGGGGCTTTGTTTTCCTCGAGTTTAAAAATCACGGAATGGCAGCAGATGCTAAGAGAATTATACCAGGAATAGGAGAAAAg atATATGAAGGCAAATTACTGAAGGTTGAATGGGCCGAGCCGGTTTATATTCCCACATCTGAGGAATCGGCCAAG GTAAAAGCTGTTCATGTCAGTAACCTGTCCAAAGATGTTAATGAGGATATTCTGAGGACAAAGTTCGAGCAGTTTGGGAAATTATTCCATGTGCAGAAAGTTCGTGACTACGCATTCGTTCACTTTGAGTATCGGGATGATGCGTTAAAAG CGACCGAGGAAGGTGATGGGATGGAAATATGTGGGTACAAAGTAAACGTAAGGCTGTCAACATCGGGACCAATGAAACGTAAGATCAAACGGAAAAATGAGATGGCGCGTCTCCGAGGGGAGTTTGGGTTTGGAAAGAGGAAGGAAAGACAGCCTCCGCCACCCCCAAGAAATTTTGGACGAGGAG GAGGAGGTGGTTTCCGTGGCAACCGAGGTTTCGGCGGAGGAAACAG GTtcggcggtggtg GAGGTGGTGGATATGGTGGACAGAAGCGTCGCTTTGACGATAGGGGAAACGGAGGATATGAAGATAG GTACAGCAATTATGGCGGTGGCTTCAATGGCGGCTATGGTGGTGGCGGCGGTGGATATGGGGGTGGTGGCGGTGGATACAGTCGGGGTGGGAATCGATTTGGGCAGGGTGGGGGAAAGTTTCCCAGATACTAG
- the LOC128221489 gene encoding uncharacterized protein LOC128221489, with protein sequence MATVFETPNRKRVHEEVSFDSSVGSPAFKHICAEETANSTEGNGDTSKSWAGLFVTSNNKKRGHDDVSPDSSAESPFRKLHIALEESGDSSDGTEETSPLGSPKETSTPVQVQTKTSTPAEVSPRPVPAACLVWVSVTLMTVGAAFPVGKAAEITKKFVSFIGNGLCRPVNKSKNGIILKIRQDLISKAKNFSFQSYDFKVSQDQPKVKGIIEIPPNKTFNEIKASLEKRNNVANIQLTKNKQAIAVTFTSKDLPLNVNGNQVKPTLKKENRCLNCQEFGHFKGICTNQTKCPHCADNHTHSQCLTKNLKKCANCQGKHSAAYKGCPAYLKYTEKLEKHNAIITNEYQNKCKIEGIKPDMPKTLKVTENQIKSLASLLVGKTEAEIENILTEKLVAESNLKTLKITQINVEKKKHSPSQTANKTYVQTNSVKSRKSGHYIKQSTKQVPSQARPPIVRPFPPNFRPQMASPPNYWQKTGPPFRRRPQFHMAGSFGMCAPPPFLWYGPPRAFNGGPVPRPFRHV encoded by the coding sequence ATGGCCACTGTCTTTGAAACACCAAACAGAAAGAGAGTCCATGAGGAGGTGTCTTTTGATTCCTCTGTGGGTTCGCCTGCTTTTAAGCACATCTGTGCAGAGGAGACAGCGAACTCCACGGAGGGGAATGGAGATACCTCCAAGTCTTGGGCCGGGTTATTTGTGACGTCCAACAACAAGAAAAGGGGTCATGATGACGTGTCCCCTGACTCGTCCGCGGAGTCACCATTCCGAAAGCTGCACATCGCACTTGAGGAGTCTGGTGACTCATCCGACGGGACAGAGGAGACCTCTCCTTTAGGTTCACCAAAAGAGACCTCTACCCCGGTTCAGGTCCAGACCAAGACCTCTACCCCGGCAGAGGTCTCTCCCAGGCCAGTTCCGGCAGCTTGTTTGGTTTGGGTGTCAGTCACCCTCATGACGGTGGGGGCTGCCTTCCCGGTAGGTAAGGCGGCTGAAATAACAAAGAAATTTGTATCCTTCATAGGAAACGGTTTGTGTCGACCggtaaataaaagtaaaaatggaATCATCCTTAAAATCAGACAAGATCTAATCAGTAAAGCAAAAAACTTCTCGTTTCAATCATATGACTTTAAGGTATCCCAAGACCAACCCAAAGTAAAAGGTATCATAGAAATCCCTCCCAACAAAACGTTCAATGAAATTAAGGCCTCGCTGGAAAAAAGGAATAATGTTGCCAACATTCAGTTaacgaaaaataaacaagcaatcgcTGTAACTTTCACAAGCAAGGACCTGCCTCTAAATGTTAATGGCAATCAAGTTAAACCAAccttaaagaaagaaaataggTGTCTCAATTGCCAAGAATTTGGTCATTTTAAAGGAATTTGTACAAATCAGACAAAATGCCCTCACTGTGCTGATAATCATACACACAGTCAGTGTCTAACAAAGAACTTAAAAAAATGCGCAAACTGCCAGGGAAAACACAGTGCAGCATATAAGGGGTGCCCAGCTTACCTCAAGTACACCGAAAAACTAGAAAAACACAATGCAATAATAACAAACgaataccaaaacaaatgtaAGATAGAAGGCATAAAACCTGACATGCCGAAAACACTCAAAGTAACAGAAAACCAGATCAAGTCTCTTGCTTCACTTCTCGTGGGTAAAACAGAagctgaaattgaaaatattctcACTGAAAAACTTGTGGCAGAGTCCAATTTAAAAACACTTAAGATCACTCAGATAAATGTGGAAAAGAAAAAGCATTCCCCATCGCAAACCGCAAATAAAACTTATGTACAGACGAACTCTGTCAAATCAAGAAAGAGTGGTCACTATATTAAACAGTCCACAAAACAAGTTCCCTCACAAGCTAGGCCACCAATAGTCAGGCCTTTCCCGCCCAATTTTAGGCCCCAAATGGCGTCGCCACCTAATTATTGGCAAAAGACCGGTCCACCATTCCGAAGACGCCCCCAATTTCACATGGCGGGCTCCTTCGGAATGTGTGCACCTCCTCCCTTTTTATGGTATGGCCCTCCCAGAGCTTTCAATGGAGGCCCTGTGCCCCGCCCCTTCCGACATGTTTAG